One window of Mediterraneibacter gnavus ATCC 29149 genomic DNA carries:
- a CDS encoding ABC transporter permease, producing the protein MRKKALRKDFYMEIRKSFGRFLSIFFIVAIGTAFFSGIRAAEPDMRLSGDAYFDKSKLMDLQVVSTMGLTADDLQAIREVKGVEQAQPVYSMDALCDVDGSQKVVHIFSSQDGINELKVEKGRIPEKADECVADADFLASSGYQIGDKITFLKDEDTEVTEELTQSTFQIVGSVSSPEYISFSRGSSMIGNGSVSGFISVLPESFQMDAYTEISIQVKGAKEETAFTKEYDNLVDETKKQVEAIQSEREDIRREELMQQMDQKQAELLAEVPSEAMEIAAPQIQQQIEQQKTSLEQGKWYVNDREDLTEYSGYGENADRMRAIGRAFPVLFFLVAALISLTSMTRMVEEQRTQIGTLKALGYSRRSIAGKYLGYAFWATVGGCVSGVLVGEKILPYIIVTAYGIMYPHMNTAVIPYNLYYGVSASLTALLCTMGATLFSCYKELREQAAELMRPPAPKKGKRVFLEKIPSLWSQFNFIWKATIRNLLRYKKRFFMTVFGIGGCMALLLVGFGLRDSIVDIAKLQYHELQLYDANIILNTSASKQEQNNVEQELYWNDQVDKTAVGYLGQMKVKHGNEEQEVYLNVPEDLQDFEEMVVFRDRRSYTQYDLETEGVILTEKTAKLLEVKEGDTITLCQTGKEDVKVKVGKICENYIGHYLYMSPEIYQSLYGEEPQYNSVYFQMKKGYEDQLEILGEDILKGEGALNISYTDSIEDQLDDMLGSLDIVMAVLAISAGLLAFVVLYNLNSINITERRRELATLKVLGFYDNEVSAYVYRENMILTVIGGVAGIILGSILHRFVIVTVEVDSAMFGRSIEMSSYGYSFLITLAFSVFVNLVMYFKLKKIDMVESLKSVE; encoded by the coding sequence ATGAGAAAAAAAGCACTGCGAAAAGATTTTTATATGGAAATACGAAAGAGCTTCGGAAGATTTCTCTCCATTTTTTTCATTGTTGCCATAGGAACTGCGTTTTTTTCGGGAATCCGGGCAGCGGAACCGGATATGCGCTTATCGGGAGACGCGTATTTTGACAAAAGTAAGCTGATGGATCTGCAGGTAGTCAGTACGATGGGGCTGACAGCGGATGACTTGCAGGCGATACGGGAGGTCAAGGGAGTGGAACAGGCACAGCCTGTCTATTCCATGGATGCCTTATGTGATGTGGACGGCAGTCAGAAGGTCGTACATATTTTTTCCTCTCAGGATGGGATAAATGAGCTGAAGGTAGAAAAGGGGCGTATACCCGAGAAAGCGGACGAGTGCGTGGCAGATGCAGATTTTCTGGCATCCAGCGGATATCAGATCGGAGATAAGATCACATTTCTGAAGGATGAGGATACGGAAGTGACAGAAGAACTGACACAGAGCACCTTTCAGATCGTGGGAAGTGTGAGCAGTCCGGAGTACATTTCCTTTTCCAGAGGAAGCAGTATGATCGGAAACGGAAGTGTCAGTGGTTTTATATCGGTACTTCCGGAAAGCTTTCAGATGGATGCGTATACAGAAATTTCAATTCAGGTGAAAGGCGCAAAAGAAGAGACTGCTTTTACAAAAGAGTATGATAACCTGGTGGATGAGACGAAAAAGCAGGTGGAAGCGATCCAGTCGGAGCGTGAGGATATCCGTCGGGAAGAGCTGATGCAGCAGATGGACCAAAAGCAGGCAGAATTACTGGCAGAAGTTCCATCGGAGGCGATGGAAATTGCAGCACCTCAGATCCAACAGCAGATTGAGCAGCAAAAGACAAGCCTGGAACAGGGAAAGTGGTATGTAAATGACAGGGAAGATCTGACAGAGTACAGTGGCTACGGAGAGAATGCCGACCGAATGCGGGCCATCGGGAGAGCATTTCCTGTTTTATTCTTTTTAGTTGCGGCGTTGATCAGTCTGACTTCTATGACGCGTATGGTGGAAGAGCAGAGGACTCAGATCGGAACACTCAAAGCGCTGGGATATTCCAGACGTTCCATTGCCGGAAAATATTTGGGATATGCATTCTGGGCGACAGTGGGAGGCTGTGTGTCCGGTGTGCTGGTTGGAGAAAAAATCCTTCCTTATATTATTGTGACAGCTTATGGAATTATGTATCCTCATATGAATACGGCTGTGATTCCATATAACCTTTACTATGGAGTTTCAGCGTCACTGACGGCTCTGTTGTGTACGATGGGAGCTACATTGTTCTCTTGCTATAAAGAATTGAGAGAACAGGCTGCGGAATTGATGCGTCCGCCTGCCCCGAAAAAAGGAAAACGAGTATTTCTGGAGAAGATTCCATCCTTGTGGAGCCAGTTCAATTTTATCTGGAAGGCAACAATCCGGAATCTGCTGCGTTATAAGAAGCGGTTTTTTATGACAGTGTTTGGAATTGGCGGGTGTATGGCTCTGCTTTTAGTGGGATTTGGCCTGCGGGATTCTATTGTTGATATTGCGAAGCTTCAGTATCATGAACTTCAGCTCTATGATGCCAATATTATTTTAAATACCAGCGCCAGTAAGCAGGAGCAGAATAATGTGGAACAGGAGTTGTACTGGAATGATCAGGTAGATAAGACTGCGGTGGGATATCTTGGTCAGATGAAGGTAAAACATGGGAACGAAGAACAGGAAGTATATCTGAATGTTCCGGAAGATCTGCAGGACTTTGAAGAAATGGTAGTATTTCGTGATCGCAGATCTTATACACAGTATGATCTGGAGACGGAAGGGGTAATCCTTACAGAGAAGACAGCGAAACTTCTGGAAGTAAAGGAAGGGGATACGATCACGCTCTGCCAGACAGGAAAAGAAGATGTCAAAGTAAAGGTCGGAAAGATCTGCGAAAATTATATCGGGCACTATCTGTATATGAGTCCTGAAATATACCAGTCTTTGTATGGGGAAGAGCCGCAGTATAACAGTGTGTATTTCCAGATGAAAAAAGGATATGAAGATCAGCTGGAGATTTTGGGAGAGGATATCTTGAAAGGAGAAGGAGCACTGAATATCAGCTATACAGATTCCATTGAAGATCAGCTGGATGACATGCTTGGAAGTCTGGATATTGTAATGGCAGTGCTGGCTATTTCGGCAGGGCTTTTGGCATTTGTCGTATTGTATAACCTCAACAGTATCAACATTACAGAGAGAAGAAGAGAACTGGCAACATTGAAGGTACTTGGATTTTATGATAATGAAGTATCGGCATATGTATACAGGGAAAATATGATACTGACTGTAATCGGCGGCGTTGCCGGTATTATTCTCGGAAGTATTCTGCACCGGTTTGTGATCGTGACAGTAGAAGTAGATTCTGCGATGTTCGGACGCAGTATTGAAATGTCCAGTTATGGATACAGTTTTCTGATTACACTTGCATTTTCTGTATTTGTAAATCTTGTCATGTATTTTAAACTCAAAAAGATTGATATGGTGGAGTCATTAAAGAGTGTAGAATAA
- a CDS encoding ABC transporter ATP-binding protein, with translation MIRFEHVNKSFGNEQVLIDFNLEIPEGEFLTVIGCSGCGKTTMLRMINGLHTPDSGRVLVQEKNVAETDLIALRRSIGYVIQNKGLFPHMTVSENITYVPVISGKKDKLENRRLAVRLLKTVGLPEEMADRYPLELSGGQQQRVGIARALAADAKILLMDEPFRALDEITKRAMQNEMLSLQKQLHMTIVFITHDIQEAMKLGDRVLVMEKGRIAQLGTPREIQEHPADDFVRELTQW, from the coding sequence ATGATTCGATTTGAACATGTAAACAAAAGTTTTGGAAACGAACAGGTGCTTATAGATTTTAATCTGGAAATACCGGAAGGGGAGTTTTTGACGGTGATCGGTTGTTCCGGATGTGGAAAGACAACCATGCTTCGTATGATCAACGGCCTTCACACTCCAGATTCCGGAAGGGTACTGGTGCAAGAAAAGAATGTGGCAGAGACAGACTTGATCGCTCTTCGCAGAAGTATCGGATATGTGATCCAGAACAAAGGATTGTTCCCGCATATGACTGTGTCAGAGAATATTACATATGTTCCGGTGATCAGCGGAAAGAAAGACAAGCTCGAAAACAGAAGACTTGCGGTGCGTCTGCTAAAGACAGTAGGGCTTCCGGAAGAGATGGCAGATCGCTATCCGTTGGAGCTTTCCGGAGGACAGCAGCAGAGAGTGGGCATTGCAAGAGCACTTGCGGCAGACGCAAAGATTTTATTAATGGATGAGCCCTTTAGAGCTTTGGATGAAATCACAAAACGGGCAATGCAAAATGAAATGCTGTCTTTGCAAAAGCAGCTTCATATGACAATCGTATTTATTACACACGATATTCAAGAAGCGATGAAATTGGGAGATCGCGTGCTTGTAATGGAAAAGGGGCGGATCGCACAGCTTGGTACACCCCGGGAAATACAGGAGCATCCGGCCGATGATTTTGTAAGAGAACTGACACAGTGGTGA
- a CDS encoding sensor histidine kinase, with the protein MKHSIKRQMTVVFSGLIIFILVMMFLVYSKCLETYYIMHKERDLLEVHKTVGTALAQGNKEDERAWKVMERTNISMLVLQDNQVIFSPRGDQEQLVSQLRGYVFNQNQDEGELLKSTDNYEIRKIRDPVAGIDYLEMWGTYSKGAIFILRSPLDSIWESTALANKLLVYVGIAALVLGGILVSLFARKITEPITQLASLSRRMSELDFDARYTGGGEDEIGTLGNNFNIMSERLEKTVSELKRANNELMKDIEKKEKMEDMRNEFLGNVSHELKTPIALIQGYAEGLKEGVSDDPESREFYCDVIMDEASKMNLMVKNLLTLNQLEFGNDEVIFERFDVSKLIQGVIQSCEILIQQADAKIDFIGESPVYVWADEFKTEQVIRNYLTNAIHHVDNERRIEVRVLSKDDIVRVTVFNSGHPIPQEDLAKLWDKFYKVDKAHTREYGGNGIGLSIVKAIMESFHQKYGVRNFDNGVEFWFELDGKSALHEEQNAIK; encoded by the coding sequence ATGAAACATTCGATCAAAAGGCAGATGACCGTAGTATTCAGCGGACTGATCATTTTTATTCTGGTCATGATGTTTCTCGTATATTCCAAGTGTCTGGAGACATACTACATCATGCATAAGGAGAGGGACCTTCTGGAAGTGCATAAGACAGTAGGAACGGCACTGGCACAGGGAAATAAGGAAGATGAGCGCGCGTGGAAAGTGATGGAGCGTACGAATATATCCATGCTTGTCTTACAGGATAATCAGGTGATTTTCTCGCCGAGAGGAGATCAGGAACAGCTTGTCAGCCAGCTGCGCGGATATGTATTTAATCAGAATCAGGATGAAGGAGAGCTTCTGAAAAGTACGGACAACTATGAAATACGAAAGATCAGAGATCCGGTAGCAGGAATTGACTATCTGGAAATGTGGGGAACCTATTCTAAAGGAGCGATCTTTATTCTGAGGAGTCCATTGGACAGTATCTGGGAGAGCACGGCGCTTGCAAACAAGCTGCTGGTCTATGTCGGAATTGCGGCACTGGTGCTGGGAGGAATTCTGGTATCTTTGTTTGCGAGAAAGATTACAGAGCCGATCACACAGCTTGCTTCCCTTTCCAGACGGATGTCAGAGCTGGATTTTGACGCAAGGTACACCGGAGGTGGAGAGGATGAGATCGGAACGCTCGGGAATAATTTCAATATTATGTCCGAGCGTCTGGAGAAGACAGTTTCGGAACTGAAGCGCGCCAATAATGAGTTGATGAAGGATATTGAGAAGAAAGAAAAAATGGAAGATATGCGGAATGAATTTCTGGGCAATGTTTCCCATGAGTTAAAAACGCCGATCGCTTTAATCCAGGGATATGCAGAAGGATTGAAAGAAGGCGTCAGTGATGATCCGGAAAGCCGGGAGTTTTATTGTGATGTGATTATGGATGAAGCTTCCAAGATGAATCTCATGGTCAAGAATCTTCTGACGCTGAATCAGCTTGAGTTTGGAAATGATGAAGTTATATTCGAACGTTTTGATGTCTCCAAACTGATCCAGGGTGTGATCCAGAGCTGTGAGATCCTGATCCAGCAGGCCGATGCGAAGATTGATTTTATCGGTGAGAGTCCGGTCTATGTGTGGGCAGATGAGTTCAAAACAGAGCAGGTGATCCGCAATTATCTCACCAATGCGATCCACCATGTGGACAATGAGCGCAGAATCGAAGTCCGTGTCCTGTCAAAAGATGACATTGTTCGGGTGACGGTGTTCAACAGTGGTCATCCGATCCCTCAGGAGGATCTTGCAAAGTTGTGGGACAAGTTCTACAAAGTAGACAAAGCACATACCAGAGAGTATGGCGGTAACGGAATCGGACTGTCGATCGTCAAAGCAATCATGGAGTCCTTCCATCAGAAATACGGGGTCAGAAACTTTGACAATGGTGTGGAATTCTGGTTTGAGCTGGACGGGAAATCAGCTTTACATGAAGAACAAAATGCGATAAAATAA
- a CDS encoding response regulator transcription factor, whose translation MDKTKILVVDDESRMRKLVKDFLVRQGYTVLEAADGMEAMDYFYEDKDIALIILDVMMPKMDGWQVCREIRMHSKVPIIMLTARSEERDELQGFDLGVDEYISKPFSPKILVARVEAILRRTQGSGNTDEISAGGIVVDKAAHTVMSDGSPVDLSFKEFELLTYFIENQGIALSREKILNNVWNYDYFGDARTIDTHVKKLRSKLGDKGEYIKTIWGMGYKFEVE comes from the coding sequence ATGGATAAGACGAAAATTTTAGTAGTAGATGATGAGAGCAGGATGAGAAAGCTGGTAAAGGATTTTCTTGTGAGGCAGGGATATACCGTGTTAGAGGCCGCAGACGGCATGGAGGCAATGGACTATTTTTATGAGGATAAAGATATTGCGCTGATCATTTTAGATGTGATGATGCCGAAGATGGATGGATGGCAGGTTTGTCGGGAGATCCGTATGCATTCAAAGGTGCCGATCATCATGCTGACGGCAAGATCGGAAGAGCGGGATGAGCTGCAGGGATTTGATCTGGGAGTGGACGAATATATTTCCAAGCCGTTCAGTCCGAAAATCCTGGTAGCCAGAGTAGAAGCAATCCTTCGAAGGACGCAGGGAAGCGGAAACACAGATGAGATTTCAGCCGGCGGAATCGTGGTGGACAAAGCGGCACATACAGTGATGAGTGATGGATCACCGGTAGATCTGAGTTTTAAAGAGTTCGAGCTTTTGACATATTTTATCGAGAATCAGGGAATTGCACTTTCCAGAGAAAAGATTCTGAATAATGTGTGGAATTACGACTATTTCGGGGATGCCAGAACGATTGATACCCATGTCAAAAAACTCAGGAGCAAGCTGGGGGACAAGGGAGAATATATCAAGACCATCTGGGGGATGGGCTATAAGTTTGAGGTAGAGTAA
- the hisH gene encoding imidazole glycerol phosphate synthase subunit HisH produces the protein MTVIIDYGAGNIKSVEKALLSLGQEVVITDDADTILNAERIILPGVGAFGNAMAQLEKTGLDEVIREAVRRKIPFLGICLGLQLLFEKSDEALGVKGLGVLKGEVKKIPAKKGLKIPHMGWNSLHFAHNGKLFQGIEEGAYVYFVHSYYLEAEEESIVKASAEYGVHIHASVEKENVFACQFHPEKSGETGLKILKNFTEL, from the coding sequence ATGACAGTAATTATCGATTATGGCGCAGGAAATATCAAAAGTGTAGAAAAAGCACTGCTCTCTCTCGGACAGGAGGTCGTGATCACAGATGATGCAGATACGATTTTAAATGCCGAAAGGATCATACTTCCCGGTGTCGGCGCGTTTGGCAACGCGATGGCACAGCTTGAAAAAACCGGACTGGATGAAGTGATCCGCGAAGCTGTAAGAAGAAAAATCCCGTTTCTTGGAATCTGTCTTGGTCTTCAGCTCTTGTTTGAAAAGAGTGATGAAGCTTTGGGAGTGAAAGGCCTTGGGGTTTTAAAAGGGGAAGTGAAGAAGATTCCGGCAAAAAAAGGATTGAAGATTCCTCATATGGGATGGAATTCTCTGCATTTTGCGCATAATGGAAAGCTGTTTCAGGGAATCGAAGAGGGCGCATATGTTTATTTTGTGCACTCTTATTACCTGGAAGCAGAAGAAGAGTCGATCGTGAAAGCTTCTGCCGAATATGGGGTACATATCCATGCTTCCGTGGAAAAAGAAAATGTATTTGCCTGTCAGTTTCATCCGGAAAAAAGCGGTGAGACAGGTCTGAAGATCCTGAAAAATTTTACAGAACTGTAA
- the hisF gene encoding imidazole glycerol phosphate synthase subunit HisF — MFTKRIIPCLDVNNGRVVKGVNFVDLKDAGDPVEIAKAYDAAGADELVFLDITASSDGRGTVIDMVREVAKCVFIPFTVGGGIRTVEDFKALLREGADKISINSSAIANPQLIRDAADKFGSQCVVVAIDARKREDRSGWNIYKNGGRVDVGIDAIEWAKKVESLGAGEILLTSMDCDGTKAGYDLELTKAVAESVSIPVIASGGAGTVEHFKEALTDGGADAALAASLFHYKELEIRQVKEYLRDQGISVRLI, encoded by the coding sequence ATGTTTACGAAGAGAATTATCCCATGTCTGGATGTAAATAACGGACGAGTTGTAAAAGGCGTGAATTTTGTGGATTTAAAGGATGCCGGGGATCCGGTAGAGATTGCGAAAGCGTATGACGCGGCAGGTGCAGATGAACTTGTGTTTCTGGATATTACCGCATCTTCTGACGGGCGCGGGACAGTGATCGATATGGTACGGGAAGTGGCAAAGTGTGTGTTTATTCCGTTTACAGTCGGCGGGGGAATCCGCACAGTGGAAGATTTTAAAGCACTGCTTCGCGAGGGGGCAGACAAGATTTCCATTAATTCTTCTGCGATCGCCAATCCGCAGCTGATCCGGGATGCAGCGGATAAATTTGGCAGCCAGTGTGTAGTGGTGGCGATCGATGCCAGAAAGAGAGAGGATAGAAGCGGCTGGAATATTTATAAGAACGGCGGACGCGTGGATGTCGGGATCGATGCCATTGAATGGGCGAAAAAGGTGGAAAGTCTGGGCGCAGGAGAAATTCTTCTTACAAGTATGGACTGTGACGGGACAAAAGCAGGATACGATTTGGAGCTGACCAAAGCGGTGGCAGAGAGCGTGTCCATTCCGGTGATTGCATCCGGCGGTGCGGGGACCGTGGAGCATTTCAAAGAGGCGCTGACAGACGGCGGCGCAGACGCAGCACTGGCGGCATCATTGTTTCACTATAAGGAACTGGAGATCCGGCAGGTCAAAGAATATTTGAGAGATCAGGGGATTTCCGTCAGACTAATATAG
- a CDS encoding zinc dependent phospholipase C family protein, with translation MPTTYTHYRFGKDVLDALPRRIQTAMETNRELFDIGLHGPDILFYYRALIPNSVSGQGYGMHKQMADLFFERAKKVIADADDKTMSRAYIYGFICHFALDSECHPYVEKMIQKSGIGHSEIEMEFDRYLLIEDKFDPLTYRQTEHIHATEKNAKVVAPFFDHVTAQQARKALKGMQLCHKALYAPGKTKRNLLFGAMKTAGQYDKFHGLVMSEEPNPKCREYCLLLNKLYEGAIPVAVDLIMKYQNYLLGTGDLPKRFHCTFGAGDKWEELVL, from the coding sequence ATGCCGACAACGTATACACATTATCGATTTGGAAAAGATGTTCTGGATGCACTTCCGAGAAGAATCCAGACGGCAATGGAGACAAACAGAGAATTATTTGATATCGGTCTGCACGGACCGGATATTTTGTTTTATTATAGAGCACTGATTCCCAATTCTGTGAGCGGACAGGGATATGGAATGCATAAGCAGATGGCGGATTTGTTCTTTGAAAGGGCGAAAAAGGTAATCGCCGATGCAGATGACAAAACCATGAGCAGGGCTTATATCTATGGCTTTATCTGCCATTTTGCGCTGGACAGTGAGTGTCATCCTTACGTAGAAAAGATGATTCAGAAAAGTGGAATCGGTCATTCAGAGATTGAGATGGAGTTTGATCGTTATCTGCTGATAGAGGACAAATTTGATCCTTTGACTTACAGGCAGACGGAGCATATCCATGCTACTGAGAAAAATGCAAAGGTAGTCGCGCCGTTTTTTGATCATGTGACTGCCCAGCAGGCGAGAAAAGCACTGAAAGGGATGCAGTTGTGCCATAAAGCGTTGTATGCACCGGGAAAAACAAAGAGAAACCTGTTGTTTGGAGCAATGAAGACAGCCGGACAGTATGACAAGTTCCATGGGCTGGTGATGAGTGAAGAACCGAATCCAAAATGTAGGGAATACTGTCTGTTATTGAATAAATTGTATGAGGGGGCAATCCCTGTGGCAGTAGATTTGATCATGAAGTATCAGAATTATCTGCTTGGAACCGGTGATCTTCCGAAACGGTTTCACTGCACGTTCGGGGCAGGTGACAAGTGGGAGGAACTGGTGCTGTGA
- a CDS encoding uracil-DNA glycosylase → MSGINGDWYEALKGEFKKPYYKTLFNTVNEEYRTRQIFPPANDIFNAFHLTPLKDVKVVILGQDPYHNFNQAHGLCFSVKKGVQVPPSLVNIYKELQDDLGCTIPNHGCLTKWAEQGVLMLNTVLTVRAHQANSHRGIGWEEFTDAAIMAVNAQDRPVVFILWGAPAQRKKRMLNNSKHLILEAPHPSPLSAYRGFFGSRPFSQTNHFLEEHGVTPIDWQIE, encoded by the coding sequence ATGTCTGGAATCAATGGAGACTGGTATGAAGCATTAAAGGGGGAATTTAAGAAACCTTATTATAAAACATTATTTAATACGGTCAATGAGGAGTATCGGACCAGACAGATTTTTCCGCCGGCGAATGATATTTTCAATGCGTTTCATCTGACACCTTTAAAAGATGTGAAGGTAGTGATTCTGGGGCAGGACCCGTACCACAATTTCAATCAGGCGCACGGGCTGTGCTTCTCGGTGAAAAAGGGAGTGCAGGTGCCTCCGTCTCTGGTTAATATTTATAAAGAGCTGCAGGATGATCTGGGCTGTACCATTCCGAACCACGGGTGTTTGACAAAATGGGCCGAGCAGGGAGTACTGATGCTCAACACGGTGCTGACTGTACGGGCGCATCAGGCGAATTCTCACAGAGGAATCGGCTGGGAGGAGTTTACAGATGCAGCGATCATGGCAGTCAACGCACAGGACCGTCCGGTCGTATTCATCTTATGGGGAGCGCCGGCACAGCGGAAAAAACGAATGCTCAATAATTCGAAGCATTTGATACTTGAAGCGCCGCATCCAAGCCCGTTGTCTGCATACCGGGGATTTTTCGGAAGCAGGCCGTTTAGCCAGACCAATCATTTTCTGGAAGAACATGGCGTTACACCAATCGACTGG
- a CDS encoding ABC transporter ATP-binding protein, with the protein MDTFVKLENITKIYHMGEVEIRAVDGIDFSIQKGEFVVIVGPSGAGKTTVLNILGGMDTASGGRITVDGQDITKYSERQLTGYRRDDIGFVFQFYNLIPNLTALENVEMALQICRNPLDARAVLKEVGLGERMDNFPAQLSGGEQQRVSIARALAKNPKLLLCDEPTGALDYNTGKAILKLLQEMCREKGMTVIVITHNSALAPMADRLIKIKNGKVSSMKVNENPISIDEIEW; encoded by the coding sequence ATGGACACATTTGTAAAGTTGGAAAATATTACAAAGATTTATCATATGGGAGAAGTGGAGATCCGGGCAGTAGACGGAATCGATTTCTCGATACAAAAAGGTGAATTTGTAGTGATTGTAGGCCCAAGTGGGGCAGGAAAGACGACGGTTTTGAATATACTTGGCGGGATGGATACTGCCAGTGGCGGTCGGATCACAGTGGACGGTCAGGATATTACAAAGTACAGTGAGAGGCAGCTGACGGGATATCGGCGGGACGATATCGGGTTTGTGTTTCAGTTTTATAATCTGATCCCGAATCTGACTGCTCTGGAGAATGTAGAGATGGCGCTTCAGATCTGCCGAAATCCGCTGGATGCAAGAGCAGTATTAAAAGAAGTCGGACTGGGGGAGCGAATGGATAATTTCCCGGCACAGCTTTCCGGGGGAGAGCAGCAGAGAGTTTCTATCGCAAGAGCTCTGGCTAAAAATCCAAAGCTTCTTTTATGTGATGAGCCGACCGGAGCACTGGATTATAATACCGGAAAGGCGATCCTGAAGCTTTTGCAGGAGATGTGCAGGGAAAAGGGAATGACCGTGATCGTGATCACACACAACTCGGCATTGGCACCGATGGCCGACCGTCTGATCAAGATCAAAAACGGAAAAGTATCCAGTATGAAAGTAAACGAGAATCCGATATCCATAGATGAGATTGAGTGGTAG